Proteins encoded within one genomic window of Synechococcus sp. PCC 7335:
- the leuS gene encoding leucine--tRNA ligase, giving the protein MEVRYSPAEIEAKWQQYWADNALNKTSADLGPDAKKFYALSMFPYPSGDLHMGHVRNYTITDVVARVRRMQGYNVLHPMGWDAFGLPAENAAIKRGVPPADWTLKNIAQMRDQLKALGLSYDWNLEVATCLPNYYRWTQWIFLQFFESGLAYQKEAAVNWDPIDQTVLANEQVDSEGRSWRSGAKVERKLLKQWFFKITEYADQLLNDLDKLPGWPNRVKTMQANWIGKSKGAQVTFQTGAGELEVYTTRPDTLWGATFMVVSPEHPLMEKLTTSEQAEAVQAYRAAAAELSTIDRTDEGREKTGVWTGSMATNPVNGEEIPIWTADYVMMDYGTGAIMAVPAHDQRDFEFARKFDLPIKVVVQPEGESFEGATMSAAYPHDGVMVNSGPLDGVPAGKGKKKSVGRAIAYLQEHSLGKGTTNYRLRDWLVSRQRYWGAPIPVIHCPKCGTVPVPEVDLPVKLPENVEFTGKSVPSLAKFDDWVNVACPSCGTGAQRETDTMDTFLDSSWYFLRYADANNEENVFSKDRVNKWLPVDQYVGGIEHAILHLLYSRFFTKVLRDRGLLDFDEPFERLLTQGMVQAITYKTSDGQFIVPENIADLNNPVDPDTGAPLKVSFEKMSKSKFNGISPIAVLEKYGADTARMFILFKAPPEKDLEWDDADVEGQYRFLNRVWRAVIEFAQSDNAANLVSASDKIDQSTLNKAEKTLRRATHTAIKEITEDIEGDYQFNTAVSELMKLSNAINDTKDKATPVFAEAICALVRLIAPFAPHIADELWSALTISSGFTDSVHRQPWPKVESAALVADEITLVIQVMGKTRGTLQVPASADKAALENYARGSEIAQRYLDGKEIKKVIVVPGKLVNFVAT; this is encoded by the coding sequence GTGGAAGTGCGATATAGCCCAGCAGAAATAGAAGCGAAATGGCAGCAGTACTGGGCTGACAATGCCCTAAACAAAACATCCGCAGATCTAGGGCCAGACGCCAAAAAGTTCTACGCCCTTTCGATGTTCCCCTATCCATCGGGCGATTTGCATATGGGCCACGTCCGCAACTACACGATTACCGACGTAGTTGCCCGCGTTCGTCGAATGCAGGGCTACAACGTCTTACACCCAATGGGTTGGGATGCCTTTGGCCTACCCGCCGAGAACGCGGCGATCAAGCGTGGGGTCCCTCCGGCGGACTGGACGCTCAAAAATATTGCTCAGATGCGCGATCAGCTCAAAGCGCTGGGCCTTTCCTACGATTGGAACCTGGAAGTGGCAACCTGCTTACCTAATTACTACCGCTGGACCCAGTGGATCTTCTTACAGTTTTTTGAGTCAGGCCTTGCCTACCAAAAAGAAGCGGCGGTGAACTGGGACCCAATCGACCAAACCGTTCTGGCAAACGAACAGGTAGATAGTGAAGGCCGTTCCTGGCGCTCTGGGGCAAAAGTCGAGCGCAAATTGCTCAAGCAGTGGTTTTTCAAAATTACCGAATACGCCGATCAGCTCCTAAATGATTTAGACAAGCTGCCCGGCTGGCCCAATCGGGTTAAAACCATGCAGGCGAACTGGATTGGTAAGTCCAAAGGCGCACAGGTCACTTTTCAGACTGGCGCTGGCGAGCTAGAGGTCTATACTACTCGCCCCGATACGCTTTGGGGCGCAACGTTCATGGTGGTCTCTCCTGAGCATCCGCTAATGGAAAAGCTCACCACGTCTGAGCAGGCCGAAGCTGTTCAAGCTTATCGAGCGGCGGCGGCTGAACTCAGCACAATTGATCGCACGGATGAGGGAAGAGAAAAGACGGGCGTCTGGACAGGCAGCATGGCTACCAATCCGGTCAATGGCGAAGAAATTCCAATCTGGACCGCTGACTACGTGATGATGGACTACGGCACGGGCGCAATTATGGCTGTGCCTGCTCATGACCAAAGAGACTTTGAGTTTGCACGTAAGTTTGACTTGCCTATTAAGGTAGTTGTCCAGCCAGAAGGAGAGTCTTTTGAGGGCGCGACGATGAGCGCAGCCTATCCGCATGATGGGGTGATGGTGAATTCTGGGCCGTTGGATGGGGTACCGGCAGGCAAAGGGAAGAAGAAAAGTGTGGGGCGAGCGATCGCATACCTACAAGAACACTCGCTTGGCAAAGGCACCACCAACTATCGTCTGCGCGATTGGCTAGTGTCTCGTCAGCGCTACTGGGGCGCGCCCATTCCGGTAATTCATTGTCCAAAGTGTGGCACGGTGCCTGTTCCCGAAGTGGATTTGCCTGTCAAGCTACCTGAAAACGTAGAATTTACTGGGAAGAGCGTACCTTCTTTGGCTAAGTTCGACGATTGGGTAAACGTGGCTTGCCCGAGCTGCGGAACAGGTGCCCAACGTGAAACCGATACGATGGACACTTTCTTAGATTCGTCTTGGTACTTCTTGCGCTATGCCGATGCTAACAATGAGGAGAACGTCTTTTCTAAGGATCGGGTTAACAAGTGGCTGCCGGTTGATCAGTATGTAGGTGGGATCGAACATGCGATTTTGCATCTGTTGTATTCTCGCTTTTTCACTAAAGTGTTGCGCGATCGAGGGCTTCTCGACTTTGACGAACCTTTTGAGCGCCTGCTCACTCAGGGCATGGTACAAGCGATCACCTACAAGACGTCTGACGGTCAATTCATCGTTCCTGAAAACATCGCCGACTTGAACAATCCCGTCGATCCAGACACAGGCGCACCGCTCAAAGTCTCCTTTGAGAAAATGTCAAAATCTAAGTTTAATGGCATTTCTCCGATTGCTGTTCTAGAAAAGTACGGTGCAGACACTGCCCGTATGTTCATTTTGTTCAAAGCGCCACCCGAAAAAGATCTTGAATGGGATGATGCTGACGTTGAAGGTCAATATCGCTTTCTCAATCGGGTCTGGCGAGCGGTGATTGAATTTGCCCAGTCTGACAACGCCGCTAACCTTGTGAGCGCTAGCGACAAGATCGACCAAAGCACACTCAATAAGGCCGAAAAAACGCTTCGCCGTGCTACCCATACCGCTATCAAAGAGATCACGGAGGATATCGAAGGCGACTATCAGTTCAACACGGCTGTCTCTGAGCTGATGAAACTCAGCAACGCCATCAACGATACCAAGGACAAAGCCACTCCCGTCTTTGCTGAAGCCATCTGCGCTTTGGTAAGGCTAATTGCACCTTTTGCACCCCACATTGCCGACGAGCTATGGTCTGCTCTGACTATAAGCTCGGGCTTTACCGATTCTGTTCATCGACAGCCGTGGCCCAAAGTCGAATCGGCCGCCCTGGTGGCTGATGAAATCACGCTGGTTATTCAGGTGATGGGTAAGACCAGAGGAACCCTCCAGGTGCCTGCTAGCGCCGACAAAGCGGCGTTAGAAAACTATGCTCGTGGATCGGAGATAGCCCAACGCTATCTAGACGGTAA
- a CDS encoding gamma-glutamylcyclotransferase, producing MKSDISKSVRELDADLAVFVYGTLKPGGRFHVRFCGMYLTEAIPAMVKGRLYSFPRLGYPAMTVGNDWVKGSLLRFVQPPETCADILQGLDRLEGYSPNRSDFENEYLRCEMTAFDLAQQPLQTAWSYVMSEEGVRSRGGIYLPNGDWR from the coding sequence ATGAAATCTGATATTTCCAAGTCCGTTCGTGAACTCGATGCTGATCTTGCTGTATTCGTCTATGGTACGCTGAAGCCGGGCGGGCGCTTTCATGTTCGATTTTGTGGCATGTACTTGACTGAGGCAATTCCGGCGATGGTGAAGGGACGTCTGTATAGTTTTCCACGTCTAGGCTATCCGGCGATGACGGTCGGCAATGATTGGGTGAAGGGCTCTCTACTTAGGTTCGTTCAGCCGCCTGAAACCTGCGCCGATATCCTCCAGGGTTTGGATCGGTTAGAAGGCTATTCTCCTAATCGAAGCGATTTTGAGAATGAGTACTTGCGCTGTGAGATGACAGCTTTTGACTTAGCGCAGCAGCCTTTGCAAACGGCTTGGAGCTATGTGATGTCTGAGGAAGGGGTGCGATCGCGTGGTGGAATATACCTACCTAATGGCGATTGGAGATGA
- a CDS encoding IS982 family transposase — translation MFSLEELFCHVDDFCQVFEPLWQRQLLSHHLKTRQRARSLSLSEIMTILIGFHQSHYRTFKHYYVHHVCQYWKQAFPTLVSYNRFVEWTPSCLFPLCCYLKRCFGRCTGISFIDATSLSVCHNRRIWQHKVCKDTAARGKTSVGWFYGFKLHLVVNECGELLNLTLTPGNTDDREPAFDLLTGLWGKVFADKGYVSKQLAKQLLEVFNIEFFAKPRRNMKNQLVRLTDKLLSRKRSIIETIIDQLKNISQIEHSRHRSPVNCWVNILCGLIAYCHQPKKPSLHMEWELPPAA, via the coding sequence ATGTTCAGCTTAGAAGAACTGTTCTGCCACGTCGATGACTTTTGCCAAGTGTTTGAACCCCTCTGGCAGCGTCAGCTGCTAAGCCACCATCTGAAGACGCGACAACGCGCTCGCTCACTGAGCTTGAGCGAAATCATGACGATACTCATCGGCTTTCACCAAAGCCACTACCGCACCTTCAAACACTACTACGTTCATCATGTATGCCAGTACTGGAAGCAAGCGTTTCCAACGCTAGTCAGCTATAACCGCTTTGTCGAATGGACGCCCTCTTGTTTGTTCCCGCTGTGCTGTTATCTAAAGCGCTGCTTCGGCCGTTGTACAGGCATTAGTTTTATCGATGCGACCAGTCTATCGGTCTGCCACAACCGTCGGATCTGGCAGCATAAGGTCTGCAAAGATACGGCGGCTAGGGGCAAAACCTCTGTCGGCTGGTTCTATGGCTTCAAACTACACCTCGTGGTGAACGAGTGCGGTGAACTACTCAACCTCACCCTGACCCCGGGCAATACGGACGACCGTGAGCCCGCCTTTGACTTACTCACTGGACTATGGGGAAAAGTCTTCGCAGACAAAGGCTATGTATCGAAGCAGCTGGCTAAGCAACTACTCGAGGTGTTCAACATCGAGTTCTTTGCTAAGCCTCGGCGCAATATGAAGAACCAGCTAGTGCGGCTTACTGACAAGCTGCTCTCGCGCAAACGTTCCATCATCGAAACGATTATCGACCAACTGAAGAACATTTCGCAGATAGAGCATTCTCGTCACCGTAGTCCGGTCAACTGCTGGGTCAACATCCTCTGTGGACTGATTGCTTATTGCCACCAACCGAAGAAGCCTTCTCTCCATATGGAGTGGGAACTTCCCCCTGCTGCTTAA
- the cofH gene encoding 7,8-didemethyl-8-hydroxy-5-deazariboflavin synthase subunit CofH, which translates to MSEIKMILERAIAGQDISIEEGIALLKVDSKTDREAVRLTADTLRHQQAGDTVTYVLNRNINYTNICEQHCSFCAFRRDADQAGAYWVDWSGILEKAQEAAALGATEICMQGGLNPEAKIEGSSLAYYCKLVETIKAASPDLHVHAFSPQEVQFIAREDGLSLRAVLEALCDVGVGSLPGTAAEVLDDGVRRILCPEKTTAAQWLEIVGLAHEVGLPTTSTMLSGHIETVEQQVKHLDLLRSLQQRSKAAGHTGITEFILLPFVGQEAPKPLRRRVGRDQPVLEDALLLTAVARIFLGSWITNHQPSWVKLGLDGATEALRWGCNDIGGILMEEHITSMAGATGGTCQSEADLISAIESVGRPARQRDTLYGEVQQATQYSAQAA; encoded by the coding sequence ATGTCAGAGATTAAGATGATTTTAGAGCGGGCGATCGCAGGTCAGGACATCTCGATAGAAGAAGGTATCGCTCTGCTCAAAGTAGACTCTAAGACAGATAGAGAAGCCGTTCGTCTAACAGCAGACACCCTGCGACATCAGCAGGCGGGGGATACGGTCACCTACGTACTAAACCGAAACATCAACTACACTAATATCTGTGAGCAGCACTGCAGCTTTTGCGCCTTCCGCCGTGACGCCGACCAAGCAGGTGCCTATTGGGTTGACTGGAGTGGCATTCTAGAAAAAGCGCAAGAGGCCGCAGCCCTAGGTGCAACAGAGATCTGTATGCAGGGCGGACTAAATCCTGAGGCCAAGATCGAAGGCTCTTCTTTAGCGTATTATTGCAAGCTAGTAGAAACTATCAAAGCAGCTTCGCCTGATCTGCACGTACATGCTTTCTCACCACAGGAGGTGCAGTTCATCGCTAGAGAAGATGGACTGAGCTTGAGAGCTGTGTTAGAAGCGCTGTGCGATGTCGGCGTTGGCTCTTTACCTGGGACGGCAGCAGAGGTACTAGACGATGGCGTACGGCGGATACTGTGCCCCGAAAAAACAACGGCTGCTCAGTGGCTAGAGATTGTTGGACTAGCGCATGAGGTCGGATTGCCAACCACCAGCACGATGCTCTCAGGCCATATTGAAACAGTAGAGCAGCAGGTAAAGCATTTAGACTTATTGCGATCGCTTCAACAAAGGTCAAAAGCGGCAGGCCACACTGGAATAACAGAGTTTATCTTGCTACCCTTTGTTGGACAAGAAGCGCCTAAACCCTTACGCCGCAGAGTCGGCAGAGATCAGCCAGTGCTAGAAGATGCGCTGCTACTAACAGCTGTCGCCAGAATCTTTCTAGGCAGTTGGATTACGAACCATCAGCCTAGCTGGGTGAAGCTGGGTCTAGACGGTGCGACTGAAGCGCTGCGCTGGGGCTGCAACGATATTGGCGGGATCTTGATGGAAGAGCATATTACCTCGATGGCTGGAGCTACAGGCGGAACCTGCCAAAGTGAAGCAGATCTGATCAGCGCGATTGAATCTGTAGGCAGACCCGCTAGACAGAGAGACACGCTGTATGGAGAGGTTCAGCAAGCTACTCAATATTCTGCGCAGGCTGCCTAA
- a CDS encoding GMC oxidoreductase translates to MSTSEHYDVIIIGTGAGGGTLAHRLAPSGRKILVLERGAFLPKEKDNWNTTAVFRDGKYQTNEVWADKEGNDVRPGVSYWVGGNTKFYGGALFRLREKDFEEVKLSEGVSPAWPLKYQDFEAYYDEAEALYQVHGKQGLDPTEPPRSHDYPFPPVSHEPRIAGLDKAFQEKGLKPFYLPLSIKLNEKDMFLSKCIRCNTCDGFPCFIDAKSDADVNCVRPTMGKENVHLITEAKVNRLRTSASGQEITGVEAEVEGEERIFSGDVVVVACGAVNSAVLLLNSANEQHPNGLANSSDQVGRNFMKHLAAAIVGLTLKENQSVFQKTLAINDYYWGEPGFEYPMGHVQLLGKVNHRMLALDVPKIAPTLALRLAARRTVDWWLTGEDAPEPRNRVMVKNGKITLNYTPNNMKAFKRLIKRWISVVREVDNRGSVLPLSWYFSKILPIGAIAHQVGTCRFGTDPATSVLDLNCKAHDIDNLYVVDGSFFPSSAAVNPSLTIMANAMRVGDHLIERLAG, encoded by the coding sequence ATGTCAACTTCTGAGCATTACGACGTTATCATCATCGGAACTGGCGCAGGTGGCGGTACATTAGCTCATCGCCTGGCACCTAGCGGCAGAAAAATTCTAGTTCTAGAGCGAGGTGCTTTTCTACCCAAAGAAAAAGATAACTGGAATACCACCGCCGTCTTTCGCGACGGTAAGTATCAAACGAACGAAGTATGGGCGGATAAGGAAGGTAACGATGTTAGGCCAGGCGTGAGCTACTGGGTAGGAGGGAATACAAAGTTTTATGGGGGAGCGCTGTTTAGGCTACGAGAAAAAGACTTCGAGGAAGTGAAGCTCAGTGAGGGGGTTTCTCCAGCTTGGCCGTTGAAGTATCAAGACTTTGAAGCCTATTACGATGAAGCTGAGGCTCTCTATCAGGTACATGGTAAGCAAGGACTCGATCCAACAGAACCGCCACGCAGCCATGACTATCCTTTTCCGCCAGTGAGTCATGAGCCTCGGATTGCCGGACTTGATAAAGCGTTTCAAGAAAAGGGACTAAAGCCGTTCTATCTGCCGCTATCGATTAAGCTCAACGAAAAGGATATGTTCTTGAGCAAGTGTATTCGCTGTAATACCTGCGATGGATTTCCTTGCTTTATCGATGCCAAATCTGATGCAGATGTTAACTGCGTTCGCCCGACTATGGGAAAAGAAAATGTGCATTTAATTACAGAAGCAAAGGTAAATAGGCTGCGTACGAGCGCTTCTGGGCAGGAAATCACAGGTGTTGAAGCAGAAGTTGAGGGAGAAGAACGAATCTTCTCTGGGGATGTTGTTGTTGTTGCCTGCGGTGCGGTAAATTCTGCGGTTCTGTTGCTAAATTCAGCTAACGAGCAGCACCCGAATGGATTGGCGAATAGCTCCGATCAGGTAGGTCGAAACTTCATGAAGCATTTGGCAGCAGCTATTGTTGGCCTGACTTTAAAGGAGAATCAAAGCGTTTTTCAAAAGACGCTGGCAATCAATGACTATTACTGGGGTGAGCCAGGTTTTGAGTATCCAATGGGCCACGTGCAATTGCTAGGCAAGGTGAACCACCGCATGCTGGCGCTAGATGTACCAAAGATTGCACCGACGCTAGCGCTGCGGCTCGCGGCAAGACGCACTGTTGACTGGTGGCTAACCGGAGAAGACGCGCCCGAGCCTCGCAATCGCGTAATGGTAAAGAATGGCAAGATTACGCTGAACTATACGCCGAACAACATGAAGGCGTTCAAGCGCCTAATTAAGCGCTGGATCTCTGTGGTCCGCGAAGTCGATAACCGGGGAAGTGTACTGCCGCTTTCTTGGTACTTTAGTAAAATTTTGCCGATTGGCGCGATCGCTCATCAAGTCGGCACCTGTCGCTTTGGCACCGATCCGGCTACCTCAGTGCTAGATCTCAACTGCAAAGCTCACGACATTGACAATCTCTACGTCGTCGATGGCAGCTTCTTTCCCTCTAGCGCCGCTGTCAATCCCTCACTGACGATCATGGCTAATGCAATGCGCGTAGGCGACCACCTTATCGAGCGGCTAGCAGGATAG
- a CDS encoding ABC transporter permease, whose translation MTNQLPSLDTGAIAAMVAARREGGLRRTAHDIAMVAWRNILIEIRSPASILVSTAFPISLLFVFTASFARVVSPNGSFSSYAQFLLPFIIVQGLLFNTVNLSNLFYEDLDSGIDMRLRAMPIARFAAVGGRLLASGGRLLFQTTGIVLAAHLIGFRFQGNLLSVLGFLLLPIIFALSVSLFGFYVAIGAKSAEAVSAAINPWVLPLTFMSIGYVPKEGFPDWAQPIVTHNPVSIVSGAMRALSFGEPAFRSVGIVLLWSLFLILILGPLTVRAYRKRL comes from the coding sequence ATGACTAATCAACTACCATCACTAGATACTGGGGCGATCGCCGCCATGGTTGCCGCTCGCCGTGAAGGTGGCCTACGCAGAACAGCTCATGACATCGCTATGGTCGCTTGGCGAAACATCCTCATAGAAATTCGTAGTCCAGCCTCAATTCTAGTATCGACTGCCTTCCCAATTTCTCTTCTGTTCGTTTTTACCGCTAGCTTTGCTAGAGTTGTCTCGCCGAATGGAAGCTTCAGTAGTTACGCTCAGTTCTTACTTCCTTTTATCATCGTTCAAGGGTTGTTGTTTAACACAGTGAACCTTAGCAACCTTTTCTACGAAGATCTCGATAGTGGAATAGATATGCGGTTGCGGGCTATGCCAATTGCTCGCTTTGCCGCCGTTGGTGGACGACTGCTTGCTTCTGGCGGGCGGCTTTTGTTTCAAACAACAGGAATTGTGCTAGCTGCTCATCTAATTGGCTTTCGCTTTCAAGGAAATTTATTGAGCGTGCTGGGCTTCCTACTGCTGCCGATAATCTTTGCACTATCGGTCTCTCTATTTGGTTTTTATGTCGCTATCGGAGCAAAATCAGCCGAGGCTGTCTCCGCTGCGATCAATCCCTGGGTGCTGCCGTTAACGTTTATGAGTATTGGCTATGTGCCCAAAGAAGGTTTTCCAGACTGGGCCCAACCGATCGTCACTCATAACCCTGTTTCTATCGTTTCTGGCGCGATGAGAGCACTTTCTTTTGGGGAACCCGCTTTCCGCTCGGTTGGTATCGTCTTGTTGTGGAGTTTGTTTTTGATACTAATCTTAGGGCCATTGACAGTCAGAGCATATAGAAAAAGACTATGA
- a CDS encoding ABC transporter permease produces MNLESDIDLLAQQMIAQRHESGWRRAITDSWLITRRNLIRLKRNPIVIVAIAIFPTVFLAGFWIIGQKLMARQGIDYIQYLVPIINIQVLFFAGLGSSIMLAKDIETGMMNRCRVMPISRVAVVAGLVMAYMVRAILATIILFLVAYGFGFRFYGSLFAWIGYFTLIVTFTATCITGYSILALKLREPTLVDAVSIIPYTPLLLLSNGFSPTENFPSWLQPFVRYQPVSITGDALRALSSGESTSFLLFIASMVWLLGLLLALGAWSIRLYNRLS; encoded by the coding sequence ATGAATCTAGAGAGTGATATAGACCTGCTGGCACAACAGATGATTGCTCAGCGGCACGAGAGCGGATGGCGCAGGGCGATTACAGATAGCTGGTTGATTACTAGGCGAAATTTGATTCGGCTAAAGCGCAATCCCATCGTGATTGTGGCGATCGCAATCTTTCCGACTGTCTTTCTAGCAGGCTTCTGGATCATCGGCCAAAAGCTCATGGCTCGCCAAGGCATCGACTACATTCAATATCTCGTTCCCATTATCAACATTCAGGTCCTTTTCTTTGCTGGCTTAGGATCATCTATCATGCTTGCAAAAGACATAGAAACCGGTATGATGAACCGCTGCCGGGTAATGCCTATTTCAAGAGTTGCGGTGGTGGCTGGTCTGGTGATGGCGTACATGGTGCGAGCCATTCTCGCGACGATCATCCTGTTCTTAGTTGCCTATGGCTTTGGTTTTCGCTTTTACGGCAGTCTGTTTGCCTGGATTGGCTATTTCACCCTCATCGTTACCTTCACTGCCACCTGCATCACTGGCTATAGTATTTTGGCGCTCAAGCTGCGCGAACCCACACTAGTAGACGCTGTTTCTATTATTCCGTATACGCCTTTGCTGCTTTTGAGCAATGGATTTAGCCCTACTGAAAACTTTCCTAGCTGGCTTCAGCCTTTTGTACGCTATCAGCCAGTTAGCATCACGGGCGATGCGCTACGAGCGCTTTCGAGTGGAGAGAGTACAAGTTTCCTTTTGTTCATCGCTAGTATGGTTTGGTTGCTAGGTCTATTGCTCGCTTTAGGTGCTTGGTCTATTCGGCTTTATAACAGGCTTTCTTAA
- a CDS encoding IS630 family transposase (programmed frameshift) has product MDKAFVRETAAVDKVEQIAELKAFIRKERDARQVKKALAVKLLYEGHGYQGVVDVLNVSLGAISEWKQLYEASGLAGFVPQHKGKKSFLSGAEKAAVLAWLGSKRIWTLGELESHLAEDYDVVYASKQSYYDLFESAGITWKKTSKVNPKGDAEAVAGKKADIERCLAHYRDEIGRGQLRVLFMDECHLMSADLEGYVWGTRGQRVEVPIVNERDRQTYYGALDLLSKRVLFGAYGAGNTANTIAYLRYLQVQFPQQRLLLLWDGASYHRAHEIRDFLARTNDGLPASQWPIHCIQFAPNDPTQNPIEDVWLQAKNSVRRLAGLKPSFKGVKFLFEQFLSLEVFDFPKMHMYGSFSQII; this is encoded by the exons ATGGATAAGGCGTTTGTTCGAGAGACTGCGGCTGTTGATAAAGTTGAGCAGATAGCCGAGCTCAAAGCGTTCATCCGTAAGGAACGAGATGCGCGTCAGGTGAAGAAGGCGCTGGCGGTCAAACTGTTGTACGAAGGGCACGGCTATCAAGGCGTCGTCGATGTTCTGAATGTATCGCTCGGCGCTATCAGCGAATGGAAGCAGTTGTACGAAGCGTCCGGGCTAGCTGGGTTTGTTCCCCAGCACAAGGGCAAGAAGAGCTTTCTAAGTGGTGCTGAGAAAGCAGCGGTGCTGGCTTGGCTAGGTAGCAAACGTATCTGGACGCTCGGCGAGCTAGAGAGTCATCTGGCAGAAGACTACGATGTGGTCTATGCCTCGAAACAGAGCTACTACGACCTGTTCGAGTCAGCGGGTATCACCTGGAAGAAGACAAGCAAAGTCAACCCGAAGGGCGATGCTGAGGCGGTGGCGG GCAAAAAAGCCGACATCGAGCGCTGCTTGGCGCACTACCGAGACGAGATAGGGCGTGGGCAGCTCAGAGTGCTGTTCATGGATGAATGTCACCTGATGAGTGCTGACCTGGAAGGCTACGTTTGGGGTACTAGAGGTCAGCGCGTCGAGGTGCCGATTGTGAACGAACGCGACCGGCAAACTTACTACGGTGCGCTCGACTTGCTGAGCAAGCGCGTGTTGTTTGGGGCTTACGGCGCTGGCAACACGGCTAACACCATCGCCTACTTGCGGTACTTACAAGTGCAGTTCCCACAGCAAAGACTACTGTTGCTATGGGATGGGGCGAGCTACCATAGAGCTCATGAGATTCGAGACTTCCTAGCACGGACCAACGACGGCCTACCAGCGTCGCAGTGGCCGATTCACTGCATTCAGTTTGCGCCCAACGACCCGACTCAGAATCCGATTGAAGATGTTTGGCTACAGGCAAAGAACAGTGTGCGACGATTGGCAGGACTGAAGCCATCATTCAAAGGCGTCAAGTTCTTGTTCGAGCAATTCTTGTCGCTGGAAGTCTTCGACTTTCCCAAGATGCACATGTACGGCTCGTTTTCACAAATCATCTAG
- a CDS encoding daunorubicin resistance protein DrrA family ABC transporter ATP-binding protein — MVVGLTSELPIVEVSGLTKRFGKVTVLQGIDLSAYRGTVLGVLGPNGAGKTTAINCLTTLLVPDGGRATIAGYDVVKQPEAVRSLISLTGQFAAVDEALTARENLVLFGRLLRLSSGAAKRRTQELLVQFDLVEAADRQVKTFSGGMRRRLDLAASIVVLPLVLFLDEPTTGLDPRSRQQLWAVVKDLKAQGITIILTTQYLEEADALADQIVVIDHGQVIAEGTVDELKDRVGGKFCELRLANLADVPKVKKLLFDIGDMVTGEMGNGPLAIAAPKGANTLTEIVLRLEEAGIAIADISLRRPSLDDVFFKLTGHTTQD, encoded by the coding sequence ATGGTTGTGGGTTTAACCTCTGAATTACCCATTGTAGAAGTTAGCGGCCTAACCAAACGATTTGGGAAAGTGACGGTTTTACAAGGAATCGATTTATCGGCCTATCGAGGCACCGTGTTGGGAGTGCTAGGGCCTAATGGTGCCGGGAAGACTACGGCGATCAACTGTCTGACTACGCTGCTAGTACCCGACGGCGGGCGGGCGACCATCGCTGGATACGATGTCGTGAAACAACCGGAAGCGGTGCGATCGCTCATAAGCTTAACCGGGCAGTTCGCCGCAGTAGATGAGGCCCTAACTGCTAGAGAAAACCTAGTATTATTCGGTCGGCTGCTCAGACTCTCATCGGGCGCTGCCAAACGACGTACCCAAGAACTTTTGGTTCAGTTTGACCTAGTAGAAGCTGCCGACAGGCAAGTCAAGACTTTTTCGGGTGGCATGAGACGACGCCTAGATTTGGCGGCTAGCATTGTTGTACTTCCCCTTGTTCTCTTCTTAGATGAACCGACAACCGGACTTGATCCGCGCAGCCGTCAGCAGCTTTGGGCAGTAGTAAAAGATTTAAAGGCTCAAGGAATCACGATCATCTTGACAACGCAGTATCTAGAAGAAGCTGATGCCCTCGCCGATCAAATTGTTGTGATCGATCATGGGCAAGTGATTGCAGAAGGAACCGTTGACGAGCTGAAAGACCGGGTCGGGGGTAAGTTTTGCGAGCTGCGTCTGGCGAACCTAGCCGACGTGCCCAAAGTGAAGAAGTTACTCTTTGATATTGGAGATATGGTTACTGGCGAGATGGGAAATGGACCGCTGGCGATCGCTGCTCCCAAAGGGGCTAACACACTGACCGAGATTGTGTTGCGATTGGAGGAGGCCGGAATTGCGATCGCCGATATTTCCCTTCGCCGTCCTAGCCTAGATGATGTCTTTTTCAAGCTAACGGGCCACACTACTCAAGACTAA